A section of the Salmo trutta chromosome 4, fSalTru1.1, whole genome shotgun sequence genome encodes:
- the LOC115192512 gene encoding formin-binding protein 1-like isoform X4, producing MAWGTELWDQFENLDKHTQWGIDFLERYAKFVKERLEIEQTYAKQLRNLVKKYCPKRSKDDEPRFSSCLSFYSILNELNDYAGQREVVAEEMGHNVYGELMRYSQDLKSERKHHLQEGRKAQQYLDQCWKHMDNSKKKFERECKEAEKSQISYDRLDNDINATKSEVEKAKSQLYLRTHSADESKNEYAAQLQNFNGEQWKHFNVAIPQIFKNLQDMDERRTVKLGETYRSFADVERRVVPIISKCLEGMVTAAKAVDQRKDSAIVVESFKSGFEPPGDFPFEDYSQNLSRTGSDNTISTPKNEGVVKPDPKHSISKAAKNKLWLFGKKPKSPPSSPPPAPHRPDLATGSHCQSPKFASDPIAFCLSEMRTVKPRIASFRGLKRGWSVKAPSLEDFSHLPPEQRRKRLQARIDELSKELQKEVDQRDALNKMKDVYEKNPQMGDPQSLQPKISETMCNMEKLRSEIHKNESWLSEVEGKVSTRGDRRPSADVNHHTPHGRESPEGSYTDDPSQEHRSPPHQPDPRQAHQPDEFDDEFDDDDPLPVLGHCKALYSFDGQNEGTLLMKEDDVLYIIEEDKGDGWTRARKQSGEEGYVPTSYVEIAMEKNSKGAVTYI from the exons gaccAGTTTGAAAACCTTGACAAGCATACTCAGTGGGGGATCGACTTCCTAGAGAGGTATGCAAAGTTTGTCAAGGAAAGGCTGGAGATTGAACAGACCTATGCAAAACAGTTAAG gaACCTGGTTAAGAAGTACTGTCCCAAGCGCTCCAAAGATGATGAACCTAG GTTCTCGTCGTGCCTGTCATTCTACTCCATCCTGAATGAGCTGAATGACTACGCGGGGCAGAGGGAGGTAGTGGCCGAGGAGATGGGACACAATGTGTACGGAGAGCTGATGAGGTATTCACAGGACCTCAAGTCAGAGAGGAAACAC CACCTCCAAGAGGGCAGGAAGGCCCAGCAGTATCTGGACCAGTGTTGGAAACATATGGacaat AGCAAAAAGAAGTTTGAGCGGGAGTGCAAGGAGGCAGAGAAATCACAGATCAGCTACGACAGGTTAGACAACGACATCAACGCCACCAAGTCAGAGGTAGAAAAG GCAAAGTCCCAGTTGTACCTGCGCACACACTCAGCAGACGAGAGTAAGAACGAGTACGCCGCTCAGCTGCAGAACTTTAATggggagcagtggaaacatttcAACGTGGCCATTCCACAGATATTCAAG AACCTGCAGGACATGGACGAGAGGCGAACAGTGAAGCTGGGGGAGACGTACCGGAGCTTTGCCGACGTGGAGCGCAGAGTCGTCCCCATCATCTCCAAGTGTCTGGAGGGCATGGTGACTGCTGCCAAGGCTGTGGACCAACGCAAG GACTCAGCGATCGTAGTGGAGTCATTTAAGTCGGGCTTTGAACCTCCAGGGGACTTCCCGTTTGAGGACTACAGTCAGAACCTTTCCCGGACGGGCTCAGACAACACCATCAGCACCCCAAAGAACGAGGGGGTGGTCAAGCCAGACCCCAAACACTCGATCAGCAAGGCGGCCAAGAACAAACTGTGGCTCTTTGGGAAAAAGCCCAAG tctcccccctcctctcctccccccgctCCCCACCGCCCCGACCTGGCTACCGGCAGCCACTGTCAGTCTCCTAAATTTGCCAGTGACCCCAtagctttctgtctgtctgaaatGAGAACGGTCAAACCCAGGATAGCCTCTTTCAGGGGTCTTAAACGAGGG TGGTCAGTGAAG GCTCCGTCACTGGAGGACTTCAGCCATCTGCCTCCCGAACAGAGACGCAAGAGGCTGCAGGCTCGGATCGACGAGCTCAGCAAAGAACTACAGAAAGAGGTGGACCAAAG AGATGCACTGAACAAGATGAAGGATGTGTATGAGAAGAACCCTCAGATGGGAGACCCACAGAGCCTCCAGCCCAAGATCTCTGAGACCATGTGCAACATGGAGAAACTGCGCTCCGAGATCCACAAGAATGAG agctggcTGTCAgaggtggaggggaaggtgagCACCAGAGGAGATCGAAGACCCAGTGCCGACGTCAACCATCACACACCCCATggcagagagag ccctgAGGGCAGTTACACAGACGACCCCAGCCAGGAGCACCGCAGCCCCCCTCACCAGCCAGACCCCCGACAGGCCCACCAGCCAGACGAGTTTGATGATGAATTTGACGACGACGACCCCCTCCCAGTCCTTGGCCACTGCAAAGCGCTCTACTCCTTTGATG GTCAGAACGAGGGAACACTGTTGATGAAGGAGGACGACGTGCTGTACATCATCGAGGAGGACAAGGGCGACGGCTGGACGCGAGCCAGGAAGCAGAGCGGAGAGGAGGGCTATGTGCCCACGTCCTACGTGGAGATCGCCATggag
- the LOC115192512 gene encoding formin-binding protein 1-like isoform X3 → MAWGTELWDQFENLDKHTQWGIDFLERYAKFVKERLEIEQTYAKQLRNLVKKYCPKRSKDDEPRFSSCLSFYSILNELNDYAGQREVVAEEMGHNVYGELMRYSQDLKSERKHHLQEGRKAQQYLDQCWKHMDNSKKKFERECKEAEKSQISYDRLDNDINATKSEVEKAKSQLYLRTHSADESKNEYAAQLQNFNGEQWKHFNVAIPQIFKNLQDMDERRTVKLGETYRSFADVERRVVPIISKCLEGMVTAAKAVDQRKDSAIVVESFKSGFEPPGDFPFEDYSQNLSRTGSDNTISTPKNEGVVKPDPKHSISKAAKNKLWLFGKKPKSPLAPSLEDFSHLPPEQRRKRLQARIDELSKELQKEVDQRDALNKMKDVYEKNPQMGDPQSLQPKISETMCNMEKLRSEIHKNESWLSEVEGKVSTRGDRRPSADVNHHTPHGRESPEGSYTDDPSQEHRSPPHQPDPRQAHQPDEFDDEFDDDDPLPVLGHCKALYSFDGQNEGTLLMKEDDVLYIIEEDKGDGWTRARKQSGEEGYVPTSYVEIAMEKNSKGS, encoded by the exons gaccAGTTTGAAAACCTTGACAAGCATACTCAGTGGGGGATCGACTTCCTAGAGAGGTATGCAAAGTTTGTCAAGGAAAGGCTGGAGATTGAACAGACCTATGCAAAACAGTTAAG gaACCTGGTTAAGAAGTACTGTCCCAAGCGCTCCAAAGATGATGAACCTAG GTTCTCGTCGTGCCTGTCATTCTACTCCATCCTGAATGAGCTGAATGACTACGCGGGGCAGAGGGAGGTAGTGGCCGAGGAGATGGGACACAATGTGTACGGAGAGCTGATGAGGTATTCACAGGACCTCAAGTCAGAGAGGAAACAC CACCTCCAAGAGGGCAGGAAGGCCCAGCAGTATCTGGACCAGTGTTGGAAACATATGGacaat AGCAAAAAGAAGTTTGAGCGGGAGTGCAAGGAGGCAGAGAAATCACAGATCAGCTACGACAGGTTAGACAACGACATCAACGCCACCAAGTCAGAGGTAGAAAAG GCAAAGTCCCAGTTGTACCTGCGCACACACTCAGCAGACGAGAGTAAGAACGAGTACGCCGCTCAGCTGCAGAACTTTAATggggagcagtggaaacatttcAACGTGGCCATTCCACAGATATTCAAG AACCTGCAGGACATGGACGAGAGGCGAACAGTGAAGCTGGGGGAGACGTACCGGAGCTTTGCCGACGTGGAGCGCAGAGTCGTCCCCATCATCTCCAAGTGTCTGGAGGGCATGGTGACTGCTGCCAAGGCTGTGGACCAACGCAAG GACTCAGCGATCGTAGTGGAGTCATTTAAGTCGGGCTTTGAACCTCCAGGGGACTTCCCGTTTGAGGACTACAGTCAGAACCTTTCCCGGACGGGCTCAGACAACACCATCAGCACCCCAAAGAACGAGGGGGTGGTCAAGCCAGACCCCAAACACTCGATCAGCAAGGCGGCCAAGAACAAACTGTGGCTCTTTGGGAAAAAGCCCAAG AGTCCACTG GCTCCGTCACTGGAGGACTTCAGCCATCTGCCTCCCGAACAGAGACGCAAGAGGCTGCAGGCTCGGATCGACGAGCTCAGCAAAGAACTACAGAAAGAGGTGGACCAAAG AGATGCACTGAACAAGATGAAGGATGTGTATGAGAAGAACCCTCAGATGGGAGACCCACAGAGCCTCCAGCCCAAGATCTCTGAGACCATGTGCAACATGGAGAAACTGCGCTCCGAGATCCACAAGAATGAG agctggcTGTCAgaggtggaggggaaggtgagCACCAGAGGAGATCGAAGACCCAGTGCCGACGTCAACCATCACACACCCCATggcagagagag ccctgAGGGCAGTTACACAGACGACCCCAGCCAGGAGCACCGCAGCCCCCCTCACCAGCCAGACCCCCGACAGGCCCACCAGCCAGACGAGTTTGATGATGAATTTGACGACGACGACCCCCTCCCAGTCCTTGGCCACTGCAAAGCGCTCTACTCCTTTGATG GTCAGAACGAGGGAACACTGTTGATGAAGGAGGACGACGTGCTGTACATCATCGAGGAGGACAAGGGCGACGGCTGGACGCGAGCCAGGAAGCAGAGCGGAGAGGAGGGCTATGTGCCCACGTCCTACGTGGAGATCGCCATggag
- the LOC115192512 gene encoding formin-binding protein 1-like isoform X1 → MAWGTELWDQFENLDKHTQWGIDFLERYAKFVKERLEIEQTYAKQLRNLVKKYCPKRSKDDEPRFSSCLSFYSILNELNDYAGQREVVAEEMGHNVYGELMRYSQDLKSERKHHLQEGRKAQQYLDQCWKHMDNSKKKFERECKEAEKSQISYDRLDNDINATKSEVEKAKSQLYLRTHSADESKNEYAAQLQNFNGEQWKHFNVAIPQIFKNLQDMDERRTVKLGETYRSFADVERRVVPIISKCLEGMVTAAKAVDQRKDSAIVVESFKSGFEPPGDFPFEDYSQNLSRTGSDNTISTPKNEGVVKPDPKHSISKAAKNKLWLFGKKPKSPLAPSLEDFSHLPPEQRRKRLQARIDELSKELQKEVDQRDALNKMKDVYEKNPQMGDPQSLQPKISETMCNMEKLRSEIHKNESWLSEVEGKVSTRGDRRPSADVNHHTPHGRESPEGSYTDDPSQEHRSPPHQPDPRQAHQPDEFDDEFDDDDPLPVLGHCKALYSFDGQNEGTLLMKEDDVLYIIEEDKGDGWTRARKQSGEEGYVPTSYVEIAMEKNSKGAVTYI, encoded by the exons gaccAGTTTGAAAACCTTGACAAGCATACTCAGTGGGGGATCGACTTCCTAGAGAGGTATGCAAAGTTTGTCAAGGAAAGGCTGGAGATTGAACAGACCTATGCAAAACAGTTAAG gaACCTGGTTAAGAAGTACTGTCCCAAGCGCTCCAAAGATGATGAACCTAG GTTCTCGTCGTGCCTGTCATTCTACTCCATCCTGAATGAGCTGAATGACTACGCGGGGCAGAGGGAGGTAGTGGCCGAGGAGATGGGACACAATGTGTACGGAGAGCTGATGAGGTATTCACAGGACCTCAAGTCAGAGAGGAAACAC CACCTCCAAGAGGGCAGGAAGGCCCAGCAGTATCTGGACCAGTGTTGGAAACATATGGacaat AGCAAAAAGAAGTTTGAGCGGGAGTGCAAGGAGGCAGAGAAATCACAGATCAGCTACGACAGGTTAGACAACGACATCAACGCCACCAAGTCAGAGGTAGAAAAG GCAAAGTCCCAGTTGTACCTGCGCACACACTCAGCAGACGAGAGTAAGAACGAGTACGCCGCTCAGCTGCAGAACTTTAATggggagcagtggaaacatttcAACGTGGCCATTCCACAGATATTCAAG AACCTGCAGGACATGGACGAGAGGCGAACAGTGAAGCTGGGGGAGACGTACCGGAGCTTTGCCGACGTGGAGCGCAGAGTCGTCCCCATCATCTCCAAGTGTCTGGAGGGCATGGTGACTGCTGCCAAGGCTGTGGACCAACGCAAG GACTCAGCGATCGTAGTGGAGTCATTTAAGTCGGGCTTTGAACCTCCAGGGGACTTCCCGTTTGAGGACTACAGTCAGAACCTTTCCCGGACGGGCTCAGACAACACCATCAGCACCCCAAAGAACGAGGGGGTGGTCAAGCCAGACCCCAAACACTCGATCAGCAAGGCGGCCAAGAACAAACTGTGGCTCTTTGGGAAAAAGCCCAAG AGTCCACTG GCTCCGTCACTGGAGGACTTCAGCCATCTGCCTCCCGAACAGAGACGCAAGAGGCTGCAGGCTCGGATCGACGAGCTCAGCAAAGAACTACAGAAAGAGGTGGACCAAAG AGATGCACTGAACAAGATGAAGGATGTGTATGAGAAGAACCCTCAGATGGGAGACCCACAGAGCCTCCAGCCCAAGATCTCTGAGACCATGTGCAACATGGAGAAACTGCGCTCCGAGATCCACAAGAATGAG agctggcTGTCAgaggtggaggggaaggtgagCACCAGAGGAGATCGAAGACCCAGTGCCGACGTCAACCATCACACACCCCATggcagagagag ccctgAGGGCAGTTACACAGACGACCCCAGCCAGGAGCACCGCAGCCCCCCTCACCAGCCAGACCCCCGACAGGCCCACCAGCCAGACGAGTTTGATGATGAATTTGACGACGACGACCCCCTCCCAGTCCTTGGCCACTGCAAAGCGCTCTACTCCTTTGATG GTCAGAACGAGGGAACACTGTTGATGAAGGAGGACGACGTGCTGTACATCATCGAGGAGGACAAGGGCGACGGCTGGACGCGAGCCAGGAAGCAGAGCGGAGAGGAGGGCTATGTGCCCACGTCCTACGTGGAGATCGCCATggag
- the LOC115192512 gene encoding formin-binding protein 1-like isoform X2, with translation MAWGTELWDQFENLDKHTQWGIDFLERYAKFVKERLEIEQTYAKQLRNLVKKYCPKRSKDDEPRFSSCLSFYSILNELNDYAGQREVVAEEMGHNVYGELMRYSQDLKSERKHHLQEGRKAQQYLDQCWKHMDNSKKKFERECKEAEKSQISYDRLDNDINATKSEVEKAKSQLYLRTHSADESKNEYAAQLQNFNGEQWKHFNVAIPQIFKNLQDMDERRTVKLGETYRSFADVERRVVPIISKCLEGMVTAAKAVDQRKDSAIVVESFKSGFEPPGDFPFEDYSQNLSRTGSDNTISTPKNEGVVKPDPKHSISKAAKNKLWLFGKKPKAPSLEDFSHLPPEQRRKRLQARIDELSKELQKEVDQRDALNKMKDVYEKNPQMGDPQSLQPKISETMCNMEKLRSEIHKNESWLSEVEGKVSTRGDRRPSADVNHHTPHGRESPEGSYTDDPSQEHRSPPHQPDPRQAHQPDEFDDEFDDDDPLPVLGHCKALYSFDGQNEGTLLMKEDDVLYIIEEDKGDGWTRARKQSGEEGYVPTSYVEIAMEKNSKGAVTYI, from the exons gaccAGTTTGAAAACCTTGACAAGCATACTCAGTGGGGGATCGACTTCCTAGAGAGGTATGCAAAGTTTGTCAAGGAAAGGCTGGAGATTGAACAGACCTATGCAAAACAGTTAAG gaACCTGGTTAAGAAGTACTGTCCCAAGCGCTCCAAAGATGATGAACCTAG GTTCTCGTCGTGCCTGTCATTCTACTCCATCCTGAATGAGCTGAATGACTACGCGGGGCAGAGGGAGGTAGTGGCCGAGGAGATGGGACACAATGTGTACGGAGAGCTGATGAGGTATTCACAGGACCTCAAGTCAGAGAGGAAACAC CACCTCCAAGAGGGCAGGAAGGCCCAGCAGTATCTGGACCAGTGTTGGAAACATATGGacaat AGCAAAAAGAAGTTTGAGCGGGAGTGCAAGGAGGCAGAGAAATCACAGATCAGCTACGACAGGTTAGACAACGACATCAACGCCACCAAGTCAGAGGTAGAAAAG GCAAAGTCCCAGTTGTACCTGCGCACACACTCAGCAGACGAGAGTAAGAACGAGTACGCCGCTCAGCTGCAGAACTTTAATggggagcagtggaaacatttcAACGTGGCCATTCCACAGATATTCAAG AACCTGCAGGACATGGACGAGAGGCGAACAGTGAAGCTGGGGGAGACGTACCGGAGCTTTGCCGACGTGGAGCGCAGAGTCGTCCCCATCATCTCCAAGTGTCTGGAGGGCATGGTGACTGCTGCCAAGGCTGTGGACCAACGCAAG GACTCAGCGATCGTAGTGGAGTCATTTAAGTCGGGCTTTGAACCTCCAGGGGACTTCCCGTTTGAGGACTACAGTCAGAACCTTTCCCGGACGGGCTCAGACAACACCATCAGCACCCCAAAGAACGAGGGGGTGGTCAAGCCAGACCCCAAACACTCGATCAGCAAGGCGGCCAAGAACAAACTGTGGCTCTTTGGGAAAAAGCCCAAG GCTCCGTCACTGGAGGACTTCAGCCATCTGCCTCCCGAACAGAGACGCAAGAGGCTGCAGGCTCGGATCGACGAGCTCAGCAAAGAACTACAGAAAGAGGTGGACCAAAG AGATGCACTGAACAAGATGAAGGATGTGTATGAGAAGAACCCTCAGATGGGAGACCCACAGAGCCTCCAGCCCAAGATCTCTGAGACCATGTGCAACATGGAGAAACTGCGCTCCGAGATCCACAAGAATGAG agctggcTGTCAgaggtggaggggaaggtgagCACCAGAGGAGATCGAAGACCCAGTGCCGACGTCAACCATCACACACCCCATggcagagagag ccctgAGGGCAGTTACACAGACGACCCCAGCCAGGAGCACCGCAGCCCCCCTCACCAGCCAGACCCCCGACAGGCCCACCAGCCAGACGAGTTTGATGATGAATTTGACGACGACGACCCCCTCCCAGTCCTTGGCCACTGCAAAGCGCTCTACTCCTTTGATG GTCAGAACGAGGGAACACTGTTGATGAAGGAGGACGACGTGCTGTACATCATCGAGGAGGACAAGGGCGACGGCTGGACGCGAGCCAGGAAGCAGAGCGGAGAGGAGGGCTATGTGCCCACGTCCTACGTGGAGATCGCCATggag